CGACGGCTTGACGGAGCAGGAGCGGGCGGCGCTAGATCGCGTGCTGGCCTTTGTTCCGGCGCTGGGGCGGCGCGGCGTGTATCTCGGCATCGAGGGCAACCCGACGGTGCGAAACGGCAAGCTGCAATTTGACGAAAACATGACCGTGAAAGTTGGCAACCTGAGCCTGCCCGCGTCAGTCGTGGCCAGCCAGCTTGGGCTATCGCTAACCGAGTTGGAAGCTCGGATTAATGCTGAACTCGAAGCGCGGGGGATAGACCTGCGGGATGTGCGCGTGGAGGGCGATCGCCTAGTTATCAACAGTCAGTAACGTCTGTAAGGCTGAATCGGGAACGCTAGAGATTGTGTATGCAAAACTCAAGTGCACCGATAGCTTCGCCGCGATGTGATGAATACCGCCAGAAATACTGTATGATTGTGTATATGCAACTCAAGTGCACCGATAGCTTGTAGACAAAGTGTATGGGACGAAAATCTCAAGCAGGATTACGAGCCGGACAAAACGTTCGTAAACTGGCGCTAAAGCGTCGAGTCAAGGCAATTTTTCTCTTTGTGATGGCAGGTTTGGCGATTGCCTCGACGATTAGCTTGCACCAGGTATCTCTTCAACTCTCGCAACTCACAACTGGAACAGCAACATCAAATCAATCCTCTCAATCTCTGCAATTTTCACTATATCTATCTGGTGGGGCGATTGCGCTTGGGGCTGCTTTTGGCGGGCTGTACTTGTGGAAGCGAGCAGGGCACGCCGATCAGGGTGCTCAGGCTGAAGAGGCGATTGCCAAACTGCTGAACCCTTTGATTGCTGAGGGCTGGCAGATTGAGTATGGCTTGTGGCTGGGCAAGGGACTGGGGGACGCTGATGTAGTTTGCCTTTCTCCGCGACAGCAGGCCTTCGTGATTGATGTGAAATCGCACCGAGGGACGGTCGTGACAGATGGTGTGCGGTTGCTGCGAGAATTTGGAGCAGAGAAAAAGCCGTTTGAGAAGGATTTTTTGCGACAGGTGAAGCTGCAAGCCGTCCAGGTAAAGTCGCAAAAGAACTGGTCATTCTT
The Thermoleptolyngbya sichuanensis A183 DNA segment above includes these coding regions:
- a CDS encoding nuclease-related domain-containing protein, with product MGRKSQAGLRAGQNVRKLALKRRVKAIFLFVMAGLAIASTISLHQVSLQLSQLTTGTATSNQSSQSLQFSLYLSGGAIALGAAFGGLYLWKRAGHADQGAQAEEAIAKLLNPLIAEGWQIEYGLWLGKGLGDADVVCLSPRQQAFVIDVKSHRGTVVTDGVRLLREFGAEKKPFEKDFLRQVKLQAVQVKSQKNWSFFVTPILAFSTAKVALPSDEKIEGVYVVEAQRLVDLLRSLVAPTPPE